One window of Oncorhynchus masou masou isolate Uvic2021 chromosome 28, UVic_Omas_1.1, whole genome shotgun sequence genomic DNA carries:
- the LOC135517658 gene encoding growth arrest-specific protein 1-like, protein MASFAGFIKWTGRSTLYLCCAFVLFGFLCIASPTHGRRLICWQAIMKCHGESECHYAYDQYLYACAPVINGDRKKCPSHCISSLIQLNLTETGPSLEDCDCASDPVCRSTKRAIEPCLPRTSNMGCTEARRQCERDSQCSSAMRDYLFHCRKLFGGERCSDDCRRVIANMRNIPKAQQLDTCVCDGTERTICEYVKVSMKNFCFDSMDRYAGSGLSDSEDDSEDDYDEMEDYIYVENKSFSSRSACQGVVWTASVATILVLMNLI, encoded by the coding sequence ATGGCAAGTTTTGCCGGGTTTATAAAGTGGACTGGGAGATCAACTTTGTATTTATGCTGCGCGTTTGTCCTGTTCGGCTTTCTCTGCATCGCGTCCCCTACTCATGGTCGTCGGCTCATCTGTTGGCAAGCCATCATGAAGTGTCATGGAGAGTCTGAGTGCCACTACGCATATGACCAATACCTTTACGCCTGTGCGCCTGTTATCAACGGGGATAGGAAGAAGTGTCCCAGCCACTGCATCTCGTCCCTTATCCAGCTGAATCTAACCGAGACCGGCCCGTCTCTGGAGGACTGTGACTGCGCCTCGGACCCCGTCTGCCGGAGCACCAAACGCGCCATAGAGCCGTGCCTGCCTCGGACAAGTAACATGGGCTGCACCGAAGCCCGGCGGCAATGCGAGAGAGACTCCCAATGCAGTTCGGCGATGCGCGACTATTTGTTTCACTGCCGTAAACTTTTCGGAGGGGAGCGATGTTCGGACGACTGCAGGAGGGTTATTGCCAACATGCGCAATATACCCAAAGCACAACAACTTGATACTTGTGTTTGTGATGGCACAGAGAGGACCATATGCGAGTACGTCAAAGTTAGTATGAAAAACTTTTGCTTTGACTCTATGGACAGATACGCGGGCAGCGGGTTGTCTGATTCAGAGGACGACTCTGAAGATGATTATGACGAGATGGAGGATTATATATATGTGGAAAACAAAAGTTTTTCATCCAGATCCGCCTGTCAGGGTGTTGTATGGACTGCCTCTGTGGCCACCATTTTGGTTCTAATGAATCTTATCTGA